Proteins co-encoded in one Coriobacterium glomerans PW2 genomic window:
- the alr gene encoding alanine racemase — translation MVPAGGPATRWAWVEIDRGAMLRNTRAFKKMLKPRQRLCCVLKADAYGHGAVESSKIMRSAGADMFAVATVAEGIELRRGGCSAPVLVLGEPPCDAIPELLENDLMPAVYTSEFALAFGECAVQVDKVGKYHLAIETGMNRIGVHYTKVVSFRRGIEFHRGIQCDGVFTHFATADDPCGWDYKLQCTRFDEAVQAMRDAGFECGIVHCDNTPASILDPESHHDMIRVGIGLYGLQPADATRERIRLDPVMSVRARVMRVAYPSMGEGVGYGFTYRVPRATVQICTLPIGYADGLARTLSNRMDVLYRGGRIRQVGNICMDQTMVAIQQTPAEPIPEAEYGDLMTIVGRDGDAEVSMDEMARLRNTINYEVACDFGMRLEKIYI, via the coding sequence ATGGTGCCTGCGGGAGGGCCGGCGACTCGCTGGGCGTGGGTCGAGATAGACCGCGGTGCGATGCTTCGCAATACGAGAGCGTTCAAGAAGATGCTCAAGCCGCGGCAGCGCCTGTGCTGCGTTCTCAAGGCGGATGCCTACGGTCACGGTGCCGTTGAATCATCGAAGATCATGAGATCGGCGGGTGCCGACATGTTCGCTGTCGCGACGGTGGCCGAGGGAATCGAGCTTCGTCGAGGAGGATGCTCCGCTCCCGTTCTCGTGCTGGGTGAGCCGCCGTGCGATGCGATTCCCGAGTTGCTGGAGAACGATCTGATGCCAGCTGTCTACACCTCGGAATTCGCGCTGGCATTTGGAGAGTGCGCGGTTCAGGTAGACAAAGTCGGAAAGTATCATCTTGCGATCGAGACGGGTATGAACCGCATCGGTGTTCACTATACCAAGGTGGTTTCATTCCGAAGAGGGATCGAGTTCCATCGGGGCATCCAATGCGACGGGGTCTTCACGCATTTCGCGACGGCGGATGATCCTTGCGGGTGGGACTACAAGCTCCAGTGCACGCGCTTTGACGAGGCGGTTCAAGCAATGCGCGACGCGGGCTTCGAATGCGGCATCGTGCACTGCGACAACACTCCCGCTTCTATTCTGGATCCAGAGTCGCATCACGATATGATTCGCGTGGGAATCGGACTCTATGGTTTGCAGCCGGCTGATGCCACCCGCGAGCGCATAAGGCTCGATCCCGTCATGAGCGTTCGCGCTCGAGTCATGCGCGTGGCGTATCCCTCGATGGGAGAAGGTGTCGGATACGGCTTCACCTATCGAGTCCCCCGGGCGACCGTTCAGATCTGCACGCTGCCGATCGGATACGCTGACGGGCTCGCGCGCACGCTATCGAATCGCATGGATGTGCTTTACCGCGGAGGCCGTATCAGACAGGTCGGCAACATCTGCATGGATCAGACGATGGTCGCCATTCAGCAGACGCCGGCCGAACCGATTCCGGAGGCGGAGTACGGCGATCTCATGACGATCGTCGGCAGGGATGGCGATGCCGAGGTGTCCATGGATGAGATGGCGCGGTTGCGCAACACGATCAACTACGAGGTCGCGTGTGATTTCGGCATGCGGCTCGAAAAGATCTACATCTAA
- a CDS encoding NAD(P)H-hydrate dehydratase — MKPVLSCEEVARLEDLIEKAGTSKAELMEFAGEFAASIVAKANPKHVLVLTGFGNNGGDGWVAADILTHKGVAVDVVSPVEPDEIPAALARHVARRTAEREVSLHVGPSRDELVDLIKSSDVVVDAILGTGFHGKLRPPFSIWISTVNELASSVVSIDVPSGLNAETGIVEDDCIRATQTATMLTPKIGMYSAEGPEFVGELICGELYDRLDEVLGDVEHAAEIVEPTDLTEFFAPLPANIDKYTRGSVCVVAGSAAYPGAAIMAAKAAARAGAGYVSVATPDSCADLIRTALPSVPVIAIPSDSRGAFGSVARQAVSEFAHKYSCVLCGPGMTTGAGCIQMVRELLELDVPLLLDADALNCLSALAGGGIDQIPELYRRDAPLILTPHYRELSRLVDDAGVRDLGSAIEAAHKILWAGGSDNMVVVAKGPTTAVVGVDHVLLPISGPAALATSGSGDVLSGILAGTSVLSRRVSLRWDLLAAYGVSVHSYTGYAAAAEFGERSVIATDLIDLIGEAMRLTETDYLGEDHS; from the coding sequence ATGAAACCAGTTCTGAGCTGTGAGGAAGTGGCTCGACTAGAGGATCTGATAGAAAAGGCCGGTACATCCAAGGCGGAACTCATGGAGTTCGCCGGTGAGTTCGCGGCCTCGATTGTAGCGAAGGCGAACCCGAAACACGTCTTGGTGCTCACCGGATTCGGGAACAACGGCGGTGACGGCTGGGTCGCTGCCGACATTTTGACGCACAAGGGCGTCGCCGTCGATGTCGTGAGCCCGGTCGAACCCGACGAGATCCCTGCGGCACTTGCCAGACATGTTGCACGCAGGACCGCAGAGCGCGAGGTGAGCTTACATGTCGGCCCTTCGCGAGATGAGCTTGTCGATCTCATCAAATCATCGGATGTCGTCGTCGATGCCATTCTCGGCACGGGCTTTCATGGGAAGCTGCGGCCACCGTTCTCGATTTGGATCTCGACGGTGAACGAACTCGCTTCTTCAGTGGTATCAATCGATGTGCCATCCGGCTTGAATGCAGAGACCGGTATCGTAGAGGACGATTGCATTCGGGCGACGCAGACGGCGACGATGCTTACGCCGAAAATTGGGATGTACAGTGCCGAGGGGCCGGAGTTCGTCGGCGAGCTCATCTGCGGCGAGCTCTATGATCGGCTTGACGAGGTTCTCGGTGACGTGGAGCACGCTGCGGAGATCGTCGAGCCGACAGATCTCACCGAGTTCTTCGCACCGCTGCCGGCGAACATAGACAAGTACACGCGCGGCTCGGTCTGCGTGGTCGCCGGCTCCGCAGCTTATCCCGGTGCTGCGATCATGGCTGCAAAGGCCGCGGCACGGGCCGGTGCGGGATACGTGTCGGTTGCCACACCCGATTCATGCGCGGATCTGATCCGCACCGCGCTGCCCTCTGTTCCCGTCATCGCGATTCCATCGGACTCGCGCGGCGCGTTCGGTTCGGTCGCCCGCCAGGCTGTCTCGGAGTTCGCCCATAAGTACAGTTGCGTGCTGTGCGGACCTGGCATGACGACGGGCGCGGGCTGCATACAGATGGTCCGGGAGCTGCTTGAACTCGATGTCCCCCTTCTGCTGGACGCCGATGCGCTCAACTGCCTCTCTGCGCTGGCCGGCGGTGGCATCGATCAGATTCCTGAGCTGTACCGCAGGGACGCCCCGCTTATTCTGACGCCGCACTACCGCGAGCTCTCAAGGCTCGTCGATGACGCTGGTGTGCGCGATCTCGGCAGTGCGATCGAGGCGGCGCACAAAATTCTGTGGGCGGGAGGTTCCGATAACATGGTGGTGGTCGCCAAGGGACCGACCACCGCCGTGGTGGGAGTCGATCATGTTCTGCTTCCGATATCGGGGCCCGCGGCGCTGGCGACCTCAGGATCCGGCGATGTGCTCTCCGGGATCCTCGCGGGCACATCGGTTCTGAGTCGGCGTGTCAGCTTGCGTTGGGACCTGCTTGCCGCATACGGCGTCTCGGTCCATTCCTATACGGGTTACGCTGCCGCAGCGGAATTCGGAGAGAGAAGCGTCATCGCGACGGATCTCATCGATTTGATAGGAGAGGCGATGCGCCTTACGGAGACCGACTATCTGGGTGAAGATCATTCGTGA
- the tsaE gene encoding tRNA (adenosine(37)-N6)-threonylcarbamoyltransferase complex ATPase subunit type 1 TsaE has protein sequence MSIARDRARRYRTETPQDTRHLGRLIASHLIEGDVIILSGGLGVGKTQLTSGIAQGLGDTRPVRSPTFAIQSIHDGGRLPLFHFDLYRLEHARQLEDTGIFDVLAIEGACVLEWGERFQEELVDEYLSVLITRCGETTRSIALEAHGARAEQLAASVDAALCETTPDGAGDEHE, from the coding sequence ATGTCGATCGCACGTGATCGCGCCCGTCGATACCGTACGGAGACGCCGCAGGACACCCGTCATCTCGGAAGGCTCATCGCGTCCCATCTCATCGAGGGCGATGTCATCATCCTTTCGGGGGGTCTCGGAGTCGGCAAGACACAGCTGACATCGGGCATCGCTCAAGGGCTTGGTGACACACGGCCGGTGAGGAGCCCGACGTTCGCCATTCAATCGATCCACGATGGCGGTCGGCTGCCACTGTTTCACTTCGATCTCTACAGACTTGAGCACGCCCGCCAACTCGAGGACACGGGCATATTCGATGTTCTCGCAATCGAGGGCGCATGCGTTCTGGAATGGGGCGAGCGGTTTCAAGAAGAGCTCGTCGATGAATATCTGAGCGTGCTGATCACCCGATGCGGTGAGACGACGCGCTCGATCGCACTCGAAGCGCACGGCGCGCGCGCCGAGCAGCTCGCGGCGAGCGTCGATGCCGCCCTATGTGAAACCACGCCAGACGGGGCGGGTGATGAGCATGAGTGA
- a CDS encoding polyprenyl synthetase family protein, whose amino-acid sequence MSTSFADFLAAEHQDLERRIADFFCDRTDRADIDAYLYAPLARFSRNGGKRHRPLICMLAARAVGGDAAAALDVATAIEHFQSAALIHDDIADRGNTRRGAPCLHVTEGEGIAINCGDLELISMTAAVLDDANLGDELKIRLLRELVEMTRRTIEGQALDLGWARDARYDLTVEDYLDMATRKTAWYSGAVPLACGAIAGGGCEVQVEGLRSFGLACGLAFQIQDDLINLQPLDGGGKDVRSDITQGKRTLICVHALLDDAYHDELVDILESASTDPAVLERAVEIFRQTNSIAFASERAVELIAHAKRALAGIELDAECRRLFISMADFFIERVS is encoded by the coding sequence GTGTCCACCTCGTTTGCCGATTTCCTCGCCGCCGAGCATCAAGACCTCGAGCGCAGGATCGCTGATTTCTTCTGCGATCGGACCGATCGCGCCGATATCGACGCGTATCTCTATGCCCCCCTCGCTCGGTTCTCGCGCAACGGGGGCAAGCGACATCGTCCGCTCATCTGCATGCTCGCGGCGCGCGCCGTCGGAGGCGACGCCGCCGCCGCGCTCGATGTGGCGACGGCGATCGAGCACTTTCAGTCCGCAGCGCTCATACATGATGACATCGCCGATCGCGGCAATACGAGACGAGGGGCGCCCTGTCTGCATGTCACCGAAGGCGAGGGAATAGCGATCAACTGCGGGGATCTCGAGCTCATATCTATGACGGCTGCCGTTCTCGATGATGCGAACCTTGGAGACGAACTCAAGATCAGGCTTCTGCGGGAACTTGTCGAAATGACGCGACGCACGATCGAGGGTCAAGCGCTTGATCTCGGGTGGGCGCGAGACGCCCGATATGATCTCACGGTAGAGGATTACCTCGACATGGCAACGCGCAAGACCGCTTGGTACAGCGGTGCGGTCCCGCTCGCATGCGGCGCCATCGCCGGCGGAGGATGCGAGGTCCAGGTGGAGGGACTGCGCTCGTTCGGTCTGGCCTGCGGTCTGGCGTTTCAGATTCAAGATGATCTGATCAACCTTCAGCCGCTCGATGGTGGCGGAAAAGATGTCAGAAGCGATATCACGCAGGGAAAGCGCACGCTCATTTGCGTGCATGCGTTGCTTGACGACGCCTACCATGATGAGCTGGTCGACATCCTCGAATCCGCCTCGACAGATCCTGCGGTTCTCGAGCGTGCGGTCGAGATCTTCCGACAGACGAACTCGATTGCCTTCGCCAGCGAGCGCGCGGTCGAGCTCATCGCCCATGCGAAGCGCGCCCTGGCGGGTATCGAGCTGGACGCGGAGTGCCGCCGTCTGTTCATCTCCATGGCGGATTTCTTTATCGAGCGAGTCAGTTAG
- a CDS encoding uracil-DNA glycosylase: protein MSVMRIPGHENQGPREVELREVRAVLGECRRCQLAQTRTKIVFGTGDENARVLFIGEAPGKNEDLQGEPFVGAAGKNLDGILSLAGLRREEVYIANVLKCRPPGNRDPRPEEVLACAPFLREQIRSIWPDVIVTMGNPATHFILKTEIGITRLRGRFHQMGRFAVMPTFHPAAALRNPAWQDLIEADFNMLGDYLRRHAAPTALDDTASSASPKGETHVDRT from the coding sequence ATGAGCGTCATGCGCATTCCCGGTCATGAGAATCAGGGCCCTCGTGAAGTCGAGCTTCGGGAGGTGCGGGCGGTACTCGGTGAGTGCCGGCGCTGCCAGCTTGCTCAGACTCGCACGAAGATCGTGTTCGGAACCGGTGATGAGAACGCTCGCGTCCTGTTCATCGGCGAGGCGCCCGGCAAGAACGAGGATCTGCAGGGAGAGCCCTTCGTAGGTGCCGCCGGAAAGAACCTGGATGGCATCCTGTCGCTCGCCGGCCTCAGGCGCGAGGAGGTCTACATCGCCAACGTGCTGAAATGTCGACCTCCTGGAAACCGTGATCCGCGTCCCGAGGAGGTGCTGGCCTGCGCCCCGTTTCTCAGGGAGCAGATTCGCAGCATCTGGCCCGATGTCATCGTGACGATGGGCAACCCCGCAACGCATTTCATTCTGAAGACGGAGATCGGGATCACGAGACTTCGCGGTCGGTTTCATCAAATGGGCCGTTTCGCTGTCATGCCCACATTCCATCCGGCTGCCGCGCTGCGCAATCCCGCTTGGCAGGATCTGATCGAGGCTGATTTCAACATGCTCGGTGACTATCTGAGAAGGCACGCAGCTCCAACGGCTCTCGACGACACGGCGTCAAGTGCGAGTCCAAAGGGGGAGACGCATGTCGATCGCACGTGA
- a CDS encoding peptidoglycan-binding domain-containing protein: MEPITAGMQGPAVEDVQTRLVLLGHAIDATELDDQRFGSSTARAVRSFRQSKALPDGEQVDMACWSKLVDASYRLGDRTLYLRLPNFHGADVRELQTALNTLGFSCGSADSHFGPHTEAALQQFQENVGLFADGMAFQDTFSYIDRLRHVWKGKPSTANTDARPGFARAASVLERYHIAVIGEDPIARNVASRMWNIASATTNGSGMVLCDSETPADCDLVLEIASDELPSDSEPRATITLAESSNLAQRIRTAYVAATERPAFLRIELTGMTKYNGTFTSGDAQTLAVRLLDGVCDAMSD; the protein is encoded by the coding sequence ATGGAGCCGATCACCGCAGGAATGCAGGGTCCTGCTGTCGAGGACGTTCAGACGCGCCTTGTCCTGCTGGGACACGCGATCGATGCCACAGAGCTCGATGATCAGCGTTTCGGCTCGAGCACCGCGCGGGCCGTTCGCTCGTTTCGTCAGAGCAAGGCTCTCCCTGACGGCGAGCAGGTCGACATGGCATGCTGGAGCAAGCTCGTCGATGCCTCATATAGGCTTGGCGATCGAACCCTTTACCTGAGGCTCCCGAATTTTCACGGAGCCGATGTCCGCGAACTGCAGACGGCTCTGAACACGCTCGGTTTCAGCTGCGGCAGCGCCGACAGCCACTTCGGACCTCACACCGAGGCCGCTCTCCAGCAGTTTCAAGAGAACGTCGGACTATTCGCAGATGGCATGGCGTTTCAAGACACCTTCAGCTACATCGATCGTCTGCGCCACGTGTGGAAGGGCAAGCCCTCGACGGCCAACACCGATGCGCGGCCGGGGTTCGCACGCGCGGCAAGCGTGCTCGAGCGATATCACATCGCGGTGATCGGCGAGGATCCCATCGCGCGCAACGTCGCCTCGCGGATGTGGAACATCGCATCGGCGACGACGAACGGAAGCGGCATGGTCCTCTGCGACTCCGAAACACCCGCTGACTGCGACTTGGTGCTCGAGATCGCAAGCGACGAGCTTCCTTCAGACAGCGAACCTCGTGCAACGATCACACTGGCAGAAAGCTCGAATCTTGCGCAGCGCATTCGGACGGCCTATGTTGCGGCAACCGAGCGTCCGGCGTTCCTGCGCATCGAGCTCACCGGGATGACCAAATACAACGGCACATTCACCTCGGGCGATGCTCAGACCCTCGCCGTCCGTCTTCTGGACGGCGTTTGCGATGCGATGAGCGATTAG
- the tsaD gene encoding tRNA (adenosine(37)-N6)-threonylcarbamoyltransferase complex transferase subunit TsaD — MSMSEPRRNLVVALDTSTDMLACALAWWTPRAEDDSAAPRASVELIAQRDHLCRRHANVELIATIEDALSEAGKQIFDVDAFLVGRGPGSFTGVRIGISTAKGLARGAMRVLHGTSTLDATAWTAWRGGVRGLLGVAADAMRGEIYPGLYRLDETGVVRLFDRERVEKADAAVAAWADRSDARDLQLTGDGLVRYNEKFDDAGLTRRVDRALWWPSGAGLLLAAASPARYDGAESGDPAGVLPIYTRLSDAEENERVRLGRQDRRLFASGVADELSGRHLHVRPMAAADVEAAAALDARAFHDAAHRPWSADMFLSEIDGRAAAPRLWWVALDCGELVGIAGGMVVERDVEILDVVVRPDNRRRGIARRLLAHVSYDAQMLGCTSASLEVESGSNGATALYESLGFRRCGCRRDYYGPGADAVLMSAALPLVLPISDTRPEPTASAARTWPPARQRRARSESALIARRAPILAIESSCDETAVAIIDADGVLLANQISTQIDFHARFGGVVPEIASRKHVEAIVGVVDAALDEASRALGLEGGPLAPTELAAVGVTQGPGLVGALVVGIAFAKGFAYAAGIPLVTVNHLEGHLFANLLDSPDLEPPFIFTLVSGGHTMLVHVCAWGDYEVLGETLDDAVGEAFDKVAKALGLGYPGGPVISRLAKEGDPHAIEFPRAMMHSHDFRFSLSGLKTAVITYIDQQTKAGLVIHLPDLAASFEAAVFDVQYKKAAEALRATGVRSYCLGGGVAANPHLRQMLTEKLERDGIRVHLPPVSACTDNAAMIAMVARRKFAQGDFASFDVDADPNMTL; from the coding sequence ATGAGCATGAGTGAACCGCGCCGTAATCTCGTGGTGGCGCTTGACACCTCCACCGACATGCTCGCCTGCGCACTCGCTTGGTGGACGCCGCGTGCCGAAGACGATAGCGCTGCGCCGCGCGCTTCGGTCGAGTTGATCGCTCAGCGAGACCATCTGTGTCGCCGGCATGCGAACGTCGAGCTGATCGCAACGATCGAGGACGCGCTTTCCGAGGCCGGAAAGCAGATCTTCGATGTGGACGCGTTTCTCGTCGGTCGGGGGCCCGGTTCGTTCACGGGAGTGCGCATCGGGATCTCGACGGCGAAGGGTCTGGCTCGTGGGGCCATGAGGGTGCTTCACGGCACCTCTACTCTTGATGCGACAGCTTGGACGGCGTGGCGAGGCGGTGTGCGCGGCCTTTTGGGCGTGGCCGCCGATGCGATGCGCGGAGAGATCTATCCCGGATTGTACCGGCTGGACGAGACGGGCGTCGTCCGTCTGTTCGATCGCGAGCGCGTCGAGAAGGCGGACGCGGCGGTCGCGGCATGGGCAGATCGGTCGGATGCGCGCGATCTGCAGCTGACCGGCGACGGACTCGTGCGCTACAACGAGAAGTTCGACGATGCGGGCCTCACACGTCGCGTGGACCGTGCGCTGTGGTGGCCCTCGGGCGCAGGTCTGCTGCTGGCCGCTGCGAGCCCGGCTCGCTATGACGGGGCCGAGAGCGGCGACCCCGCAGGGGTGCTGCCGATCTACACCCGCCTGTCCGACGCGGAGGAGAACGAGCGGGTGAGACTCGGCCGGCAAGACCGTCGGCTCTTTGCCAGCGGGGTGGCCGACGAGCTTTCCGGCAGGCACCTGCATGTTCGACCGATGGCCGCAGCAGATGTCGAGGCGGCGGCGGCCCTGGATGCGCGCGCGTTTCATGACGCCGCGCATCGGCCGTGGTCAGCCGATATGTTTCTCTCCGAGATCGACGGTCGCGCCGCCGCCCCCCGTCTGTGGTGGGTAGCACTCGATTGCGGCGAGCTGGTCGGGATCGCGGGGGGCATGGTCGTGGAGCGCGATGTCGAGATCCTCGATGTCGTCGTTCGTCCGGACAACAGGCGACGCGGCATCGCGCGCCGTCTGCTGGCGCATGTGAGCTACGATGCTCAGATGCTCGGTTGCACGAGCGCATCGCTCGAGGTCGAATCCGGAAGCAACGGCGCCACCGCGCTCTACGAGAGTCTGGGGTTCCGCAGATGCGGTTGTCGTCGCGACTATTACGGACCAGGTGCCGACGCGGTGCTCATGAGCGCTGCGCTGCCGCTCGTCCTTCCGATCAGCGATACGCGTCCGGAGCCCACGGCGAGCGCTGCGCGCACGTGGCCGCCCGCCAGGCAGCGGCGCGCGCGCAGCGAGTCCGCCCTGATCGCGCGACGAGCTCCCATCTTGGCGATCGAGAGCTCGTGCGACGAGACGGCGGTCGCGATCATCGACGCAGATGGCGTGCTGCTCGCGAACCAGATATCGACTCAGATCGACTTTCATGCTCGTTTCGGTGGCGTAGTGCCGGAGATCGCATCGAGAAAGCACGTCGAGGCTATAGTGGGCGTCGTGGATGCCGCTCTCGACGAGGCGAGCCGCGCTCTCGGACTCGAAGGTGGCCCTCTTGCGCCCACAGAGCTTGCCGCAGTCGGTGTGACGCAAGGACCTGGGCTCGTCGGGGCCCTCGTGGTCGGGATCGCGTTCGCGAAGGGCTTTGCCTATGCAGCCGGTATCCCCCTCGTGACCGTGAATCATCTCGAAGGCCACCTCTTCGCCAACCTGCTCGATTCGCCCGATCTCGAACCGCCGTTCATTTTCACGCTCGTTTCCGGTGGTCACACGATGCTCGTGCACGTTTGCGCCTGGGGTGATTACGAGGTTTTAGGAGAGACGCTCGACGATGCCGTCGGCGAGGCGTTCGATAAGGTGGCCAAAGCGCTCGGCTTGGGATATCCCGGCGGCCCGGTTATCTCCCGATTGGCAAAGGAAGGCGATCCTCACGCGATTGAATTCCCGCGTGCGATGATGCACAGCCATGACTTCCGGTTCTCGCTCTCAGGATTAAAGACCGCGGTCATTACATATATCGATCAGCAGACGAAAGCGGGGCTCGTCATCCACCTGCCGGACCTTGCGGCTTCGTTTGAAGCGGCTGTCTTCGATGTCCAATACAAGAAGGCGGCAGAGGCGCTCAGAGCGACCGGGGTGCGCTCGTATTGTCTGGGCGGCGGCGTGGCGGCCAATCCGCATCTGCGGCAGATGCTGACAGAGAAACTCGAGCGCGACGGCATCCGCGTACACCTGCCGCCCGTGAGCGCGTGCACCGATAACGCCGCCATGATCGCCATGGTGGCCAGAAGAAAATTCGCTCAGGGCGATTTCGCCTCGTTCGACGTCGATGCGGATCCGAATATGACACTGTAG